A single Agromyces sp. CF514 DNA region contains:
- a CDS encoding TrkA family potassium uptake protein, with protein sequence MVDRIKHDAPVLVIGLGRFGAATAGQLDRLGREVLAVDTDEILVQKWSERVTHAVVADAKSIDALRQIGAQDFSIAVCAVGSSVEASVLITANLVDLKIPQIWAKAISASHGKILERIGANHVIYPEREAGERTAHLVSGRMLDFIEFDDDFALVKMYPPKPIRGKNLTESGVRSKHRVTVVGVKSPGKPFTYATEQTVVSNHDLIIVSGTEGDIEKFAALE encoded by the coding sequence TTGGTTGATCGCATCAAGCACGACGCCCCGGTGCTCGTCATCGGACTCGGTCGCTTCGGCGCCGCCACGGCCGGCCAGCTCGATCGCCTCGGCCGCGAGGTGCTCGCCGTCGACACCGACGAGATCCTCGTGCAGAAGTGGTCCGAGCGGGTGACGCACGCCGTCGTCGCCGACGCCAAGTCGATCGACGCGCTCCGCCAGATCGGCGCCCAGGACTTCTCGATCGCGGTCTGCGCGGTCGGTTCATCGGTCGAGGCGTCGGTGCTCATCACCGCGAACCTCGTCGACCTGAAGATCCCCCAGATCTGGGCGAAGGCGATCTCGGCCTCGCACGGCAAGATCCTCGAGCGCATCGGCGCGAACCACGTGATCTATCCCGAGCGCGAGGCGGGCGAACGCACGGCCCACCTGGTGTCGGGCCGCATGCTCGACTTCATCGAGTTCGACGACGACTTCGCGCTCGTGAAGATGTACCCGCCGAAGCCGATCCGCGGCAAGAACCTCACCGAGTCCGGCGTGCGCTCGAAGCACCGCGTGACGGTCGTCGGCGTGAAGAGCCCCGGCAAGCCGTTCACCTACGCGACCGAGCAGACCGTGGTCTCCAACCACGACCTCATCATCGTCTCGGGCACCGAGGGCGACATCGAGAAGTTCGCCGCACTCGAGTAG